The stretch of DNA AATAGATTAGCATTATATCTTACAGCTGATTATATTTAAAACCTGTTTTCTGCTTTCTTTGACTTTGGATGATTATCCACAcagtaaattattcattttgtttAGCTCCTCAGCTTAAAGCACTGAAACAATTACATTCTTAGGTCAACTAATACTGTAATTCACAATTAACAGTAGTGCTCACATGTATTCTGTTTGTCGTACGCAGCCTTTGCAACAGCTCTGGATATTGGACTTTCCAACTGGAGCTTTCTCTTCATCACCATTAGCCTGTAAGTGTGAACCTCATCTTCTTAAATCGCATGTGCCCAGTGTTGTTCTGTCTAATTAGCAGGATGTTTTTTGTGATGTTACAGGTACACCATGACCAAGTCCTCAGCGGTGCTCTTTATCCTCTTTTTCTCCCTGGTTTTCAAACTAGAAGAGCCAGTGAGTCTCtctttcattatttattgtgtCAGCCATAGATAGCGCTGTAGCTATGACGTCACAGTGTTGTGTTGGTATTTTACTACTGCTTACTTATGATCCTCCTTTTTTATAATACACTAATGACAAAAAGAAGGCTTTAGTTAAGTATTCATTCATCTAAGGGTGTAGGATCTAtcttctgtttctttgttttagaACCCATTCCTGATCCTGGTGGTCCTGCTCATCTCAAGTGGTCTGTTCATGTTTACATTCGAGTCTACCCAGTTCAACTTAGAGGGCTTCATCATGGTGTTGCTGGCGTCCTTCTTAGGGGGGATCCGCTGGACTCTCACTCAAGTGCTCATGCAGAAAGCAGAGCTGGGTTTGTGACATTTTAGacttttaaaaatgcaaaacgcCTGAAAAATACATGCTTTAATTCCCAGTTGAGGCAAAGTGTTTAACATGCCCAGGGATGATTATGGCCCcatgtttatatatatttttttcctgttctaTTTTCCTGCAGGCCTTCAGAACCCAATAGACACCATGTACCACCTCCAGCCTCTGATGTTCCTTGGGCTCTTTCCACTCTTCCTGTATAATGAAGGTGAGATCTAGacttaatgtgtgtttgtaatacTCTGCCTTTTATCCTTTACACCTCACTGATGTCTACACTCATTATTTGAGAGTGGGAATTTAGTAGAGCGCAGAATTAAAGAATACACCACCTTctgctgttcttttcttttttttttgctttgggtGTATGAGAAAAATTATTCTGATGACTTGATATGAATCTTGATTTAATCAAGTCTTTTATGAAGACAACAAAAATACCCTATGTTTTATGTCGCAAGGTTTAAGAGATCTGAAGAGAGTTGAattgaataaaataatttaattaaatctacATTCTTACTGCCTAATCACTCTCTTTCATTTTATTGATCTTGTTTCATGTGTCCTGTGCTGCCCAATCTCtgacttccttcctctctctctcttcagggcTGAGCCTCAGTATGTCAGAGAAGCTATTTAGAGCGACAGAGCTTTCGACTTCCCTCTACACACTACTCACGCTGAGCATCGGGGGCTTACTGGCATTTAGTTTGGGATTCTCAGAGTTTCTGCTGGTTTCCAGAACTTCTAGCCTGACTTTATCCATATCAGGGATATTTAAGGTACTATTCAAAGTTGGTGTTTGAATAAGCTTAAAACTAAGAGCAGGAGAATCAGAGAACTGTAGTCATCTCTGATATTAGCATTACTGTTATATCATTGTTTGAAACGCTTTTCTTTTGCTCCTTTAACTCTCCTTTTTTACCTTGTAGGAGGTGTGTATTCTGCTGTTGGCAGCATATGTAATGGAGGACAGAATGAGTTTGCTTAACTGGCTGGGGttcgctgtgtgtctgtgtggcatTTCGTTACACGTGGGACTAAAGACATATTATTCCAGAAGTAAGTGGTCGTTTGTTTTGATGGATATGTATCGGAAATAGCAGTGAAAAACAACATATGTATATTTTCGCACCCAGTGCTTCTGAGAAACCTCGATCTAATAATGTGCAAAAtgcacatgttttgtttttgaag from Betta splendens chromosome 7, fBetSpl5.4, whole genome shotgun sequence encodes:
- the slc35c2 gene encoding solute carrier family 35 member C2; this encodes MAWPVQFMCRALRTVGLVLFYYVFSIGITFYNKWLMKDFHYPLFMTLVHLAINFCLSALTRRALQRWTGKPRVILSWRDYLRKVAPTAFATALDIGLSNWSFLFITISLYTMTKSSAVLFILFFSLVFKLEEPNPFLILVVLLISSGLFMFTFESTQFNLEGFIMVLLASFLGGIRWTLTQVLMQKAELGLQNPIDTMYHLQPLMFLGLFPLFLYNEGLSLSMSEKLFRATELSTSLYTLLTLSIGGLLAFSLGFSEFLLVSRTSSLTLSISGIFKEVCILLLAAYVMEDRMSLLNWLGFAVCLCGISLHVGLKTYYSRNKGPSLRQLSRKGPELEKPLLHLNEDEGENSAADEDEEQEIFLH